A part of Gambusia affinis linkage group LG21, SWU_Gaff_1.0, whole genome shotgun sequence genomic DNA contains:
- the mettl4 gene encoding N(6)-adenine-specific methyltransferase METTL4 isoform X1, protein MSVVLQSSSGWVLDSQSLIDRGYTRCITWRGHQKSHVKCNFKRQCFHILKSHYNISGRVDGGHSVMTQKTEKSAKKRKRKHCELNQGEIDAKAFHEKIRSVILEGTKSLVDSAQSLGYLSGEAETSQDPLPSQDCRLAALCDIAKELPLLADEEQEWTQSLLTEEGGASHVDLFSKVTENIQAWAAVVPLMGEEYIIPPNTAFLLSDFTRIQPLVQCGRRFDVIVIDPPWENKSVKRSRRYSSLPSSQMKRLPVPLLGSPGCLVATWVTNRPSHLRFVRDELYPHWGVEVVAEWFWVKVTTSGEFVFPLDSPHKKPYEVLVLGRYRPANDHTSPLQTANVPVEDKRLIVSVPSALHSQKPSLSEVLKLYVGAEAKCLELFARSLQPRWTSWGNEVLKFQHVSYFNLGPADTSKAEATEDAADNRAET, encoded by the exons ATGTCGGTGGTGCTTCAGAGCAGCTCAGGCTGGGTTTTGGACTCCCAGTCGCTCATTGACCGAGGCTACACGAGATGCATCACATGGAGAGGGCATCAGAAGTCACATGTCAAGTGCAATTTTAAAAGACAATGCTTTCACATATTAAAGAGTCATTACAACATCAGTGGGAGAGTTGATGGAGGACACTCTGTTATGActcagaaaacagagaaatccgCAAAG AAGCGGAAACGAAAACACTGTGAGCTCAACCAAGGAGAAATTGATGCAAAGGCTTTCCATGAAAAG ATCAGGAGCGTTATTCTGGAGGGAACCAAGTCCTTAGTGGACTCTGCCCAGTCACTTGGATACCTGAGTGGAGAGGCAGAAACATCCCAAGATCCTCTTCCCTCCCAGGACTGCAGACTGGCAGCACTCTGCGATATAGCTAAAGAGCTCCCTCTGTTGGCCGATGAAGAGCAGGAGTGGACACAGTCCCTTCTGACGGAGGAAGGTGGTGCTTCACATGTCGACCTGTTCTCCAAGGTGACGGAGAACATCCAGGCCTGGGCAGCAGTAGTTCCACTGATGGGAGAGGAGTATATAATACCTCCTAACACTGCATTCCTCCTCTCTGATTTCACAAGAATACAACCACTGGTACAAT GTGGGAGGAGATTTGATGTCATCGTCATTGATCCACCTTGGGAAAACAAGTCTGTGAAAAGAAGTCGCAG aTACAGCTCTTTGCCTTCATCCCAGATGAAACGCCTTCCCGTCCCCCTCCTGGGATCTCCAGGCTGCTTGGTAGCCACCTGGGTAACCAACAGGCCCAGCCACCTCCGATTTGTCCGTGATGAGCTGTACCCACACTGGGGTGTAGAAGTTGTTGCTGAATGGTTCTGGGTCAAG GTCACCACATCGGGGGAGTTTGTGTTTCCTCTAGATTCGCCACACAAGAAGCCATATGAAGTGCTGGTGCTGGGTCGGTATCGTCCTGCCAACGACCACACGAG ccCTTTACAAACCGCAAACGTTCCAGTTGAAGATAAACGTCTGATTGTGAGCGTCCCCTCGGCCTTGCACTCCCAGAAGCCATCACTGTCAG AGGTGCTGAAGTTGTATGTTGGAGCTGAAGCCAAGTGTTTGGAGCTGTTTGCACGGAGTCTTCAGCCCAGGTGGACCAGCTGGGGAAACGAggtgctgaaatttcagcacGTCAGCTACTTCAACCTGGGACCTGCAGATACCTCTAAAGCCGAGGCTACAGAAGACGCTGCGGACAACCGTGCAGAAACATGA
- the mettl4 gene encoding N(6)-adenine-specific methyltransferase METTL4 isoform X2, whose amino-acid sequence MSVVLQSSSGWVLDSQSLIDRGYTRCITWRGHQKSHVKCNFKRQCFHILKSHYNISGRVDGGHSVMTQKTEKSAKKRKRKHCELNQGEIDAKAFHEKDCRLAALCDIAKELPLLADEEQEWTQSLLTEEGGASHVDLFSKVTENIQAWAAVVPLMGEEYIIPPNTAFLLSDFTRIQPLVQCGRRFDVIVIDPPWENKSVKRSRRYSSLPSSQMKRLPVPLLGSPGCLVATWVTNRPSHLRFVRDELYPHWGVEVVAEWFWVKVTTSGEFVFPLDSPHKKPYEVLVLGRYRPANDHTSPLQTANVPVEDKRLIVSVPSALHSQKPSLSEVLKLYVGAEAKCLELFARSLQPRWTSWGNEVLKFQHVSYFNLGPADTSKAEATEDAADNRAET is encoded by the exons ATGTCGGTGGTGCTTCAGAGCAGCTCAGGCTGGGTTTTGGACTCCCAGTCGCTCATTGACCGAGGCTACACGAGATGCATCACATGGAGAGGGCATCAGAAGTCACATGTCAAGTGCAATTTTAAAAGACAATGCTTTCACATATTAAAGAGTCATTACAACATCAGTGGGAGAGTTGATGGAGGACACTCTGTTATGActcagaaaacagagaaatccgCAAAG AAGCGGAAACGAAAACACTGTGAGCTCAACCAAGGAGAAATTGATGCAAAGGCTTTCCATGAAAAG GACTGCAGACTGGCAGCACTCTGCGATATAGCTAAAGAGCTCCCTCTGTTGGCCGATGAAGAGCAGGAGTGGACACAGTCCCTTCTGACGGAGGAAGGTGGTGCTTCACATGTCGACCTGTTCTCCAAGGTGACGGAGAACATCCAGGCCTGGGCAGCAGTAGTTCCACTGATGGGAGAGGAGTATATAATACCTCCTAACACTGCATTCCTCCTCTCTGATTTCACAAGAATACAACCACTGGTACAAT GTGGGAGGAGATTTGATGTCATCGTCATTGATCCACCTTGGGAAAACAAGTCTGTGAAAAGAAGTCGCAG aTACAGCTCTTTGCCTTCATCCCAGATGAAACGCCTTCCCGTCCCCCTCCTGGGATCTCCAGGCTGCTTGGTAGCCACCTGGGTAACCAACAGGCCCAGCCACCTCCGATTTGTCCGTGATGAGCTGTACCCACACTGGGGTGTAGAAGTTGTTGCTGAATGGTTCTGGGTCAAG GTCACCACATCGGGGGAGTTTGTGTTTCCTCTAGATTCGCCACACAAGAAGCCATATGAAGTGCTGGTGCTGGGTCGGTATCGTCCTGCCAACGACCACACGAG ccCTTTACAAACCGCAAACGTTCCAGTTGAAGATAAACGTCTGATTGTGAGCGTCCCCTCGGCCTTGCACTCCCAGAAGCCATCACTGTCAG AGGTGCTGAAGTTGTATGTTGGAGCTGAAGCCAAGTGTTTGGAGCTGTTTGCACGGAGTCTTCAGCCCAGGTGGACCAGCTGGGGAAACGAggtgctgaaatttcagcacGTCAGCTACTTCAACCTGGGACCTGCAGATACCTCTAAAGCCGAGGCTACAGAAGACGCTGCGGACAACCGTGCAGAAACATGA